In the Ktedonobacterales bacterium genome, CCGCCCACCCCATCTTGCCTCTCTCTACTCAAACGTTCGAGCGCCTTAAAAGGTTCTCCAACTGAAGCAAAGAATCTGAGCCGACCACCGGCAATGAAAAGATGCCGATGGCAGGAGCGCGCTGGCTCTCTTGTCCCCCTGCTTCACTGCCGAACAAGTGAATACAGTAGCTCATCGGGCGAAAGAGAGACGAAACCCCTGCCATCAAGCGAAGGCTCGCCAGAAAAACCGTGGCGTATCAGGCCGACGCTGCCTTCACTACCTGGGCGCTGGTGAGGAAGCTCTCATATGCTTCGCGCAGCTTCGGGTAGCGCAGCAGAAAGAACCCCGCGTATTCCTGCGCCAGAGGGCGCGGCTGGTGGATCAGTCGCATCCCCACATCTTTGAGCAAGCGATTGCCTTTGCGGCCATTGCATGCCCGACAGCAAGCCACCAGGTTCTCCCAGGTGCTCTGGCCCCCTCGTGAACGAGGCACGACATGATCCAGCGTGAGATCACGCGAGTGCTTACCACAATACTGGCACGTTTCCTCGTCACGTAGCAGGATATTTGCGCGTGTTGGGCGCAGAACCATACGGGGAACGCGCACATTTGCCAGTAACTGCACAATGACTGGCTCGTCTACACTCAGACGCCTTGCATTGATTGCCTCTTCAATCAGCCGCCGCACCCGCTCATCCACAAAGGCTACTTTATGTTTGGAGAGCAAGACAACCAGGCGTCTCTCCGGGATTACGGAGAGGGG is a window encoding:
- a CDS encoding HNH endonuclease; translated protein: MAVLVLNAALQPLSVIPERRLVVLLSKHKVAFVDERVRRLIEEAINARRLSVDEPVIVQLLANVRVPRMVLRPTRANILLRDEETCQYCGKHSRDLTLDHVVPRSRGGQSTWENLVACCRACNGRKGNRLLKDVGMRLIHQPRPLAQEYAGFFLLRYPKLREAYESFLTSAQVVKAASA